One Oryza glaberrima chromosome 11, OglaRS2, whole genome shotgun sequence genomic region harbors:
- the LOC127755260 gene encoding probable galacturonosyltransferase 4: MRVGGGGGGGGGGGREREAALLLVLIAAACGFVVVLLNLPDGRALPGGVPGAVGEHTGGTHVSVKERRMVEIVRQRQDVAAQELEGQTDENAAEADERISRSPPGTKEKLWMMQDQLIMAKAYLQFASLHGSAHLVRELKLRIKEIERVISHFSSSSRVPTSALQKIRAMEMTLSKAQRAYPHCSHMTAKLRAMTHQSEELVRAHRSETSFLEQVAVRTLPKGHHCLAMRLTSEYFLLDPKEREFPQRYTMQMGDLYHYAIFSDNVLASAVVVNSTISASKDPKRIMFHIVTDALNFPAMMMWFLTNPPNPATIQIKSLDHLKWLPADFSFRFKQKGIRDPRYTSALNHLRFYLPEVFPSLNKLVLLDHDVVVQRDLSGLWEIDLKGKVNGAVETCTSGDGYHQLESLVNFSDPSIINKFDAKACICAFGMNIFDLKEWRRQGVTTAYNKWFQADKRRRLWKAGSLPLGQLVFYNQTVPLDHRWHVLGLGHDRSIGREAIERAAVIHYSGKLKPWLEISIPKYRDYWNNFLDYDNPYLQQCNIHM; this comes from the exons ATGAGGGttgggggaggaggcggtggaggaggaggcggggggagggagagggaggcggcgctgctgctggtgctgatcgcggcggcgtgcggcttcGTCGTCGTGCTCCTCAACCTCCCCGACGGCCGCGCCCTCCCCGGAGGAGTACCAG GTGCGGTTGGGGAGCACACGGGAGGGACCCATGTGTCGGTGAAGGAG AGGCGGATGGTGGAGATCGTCAGACAGCGGCAGGACGTAGCAGCACAGGAG TTAGAAGGACAAACTGATGAAAATGCTGCAGAGGCAGATGAAAGAATATCTAGATCTCCTCCTGGCACTAAAGAGAAGTTATGGATGATGCAAGACCAGCTAATTATGGCCAAGGCCTACTTGCAGTTTGCTTCCCTGCATGGCAGTGCACATTTAGTTCGGGAGTTGAAGCTGAGAATCAAGGAGATAGAGAGGGTGATAAGCCACTTTAGCAGCAGTTCCCGTGTACCCACGAG TGCACTGCAGAAAATTAGGGCAATGGAAATGACCCTATCTAAAGCTCAAAGAGCCTACCCACATTGTTCTCATATGACAGCAAAGTTACGTGCAATGACACATCAAAGCGAAGAGTTGGTCAGAGCCCATCGAAGCGAAACTTCATTCCTTGAGCAGGTTGCAGTGAGGACATTACCAAAAGGCCATCACTGCCTAGCAATGAGACTTACCTCAGAATACTTCCTGTTAGATCCGAAGGAACGTGAATTTCCTCAAAGATACACGATGCAGATGGGTGACCTTTACCATTATGCAATATTCTCAGACAATGTGCTAGCGAGTGCAGTGGTTGTCAACTCTACAATTTCTGCATCTAAG GATCCCAAAAGGATAATGTTTCATATTGTAACTGATGCACTGAATTTTCCTGCAATGATGATGTGGTTTCTGACAAACCCACCAAATCCAGCCACAATTCAAATCAAGAGCTTAGATCATTTGAAATGGTTGCCAGCTGATTTCAGTTTCAGATTTAAGCAGAAGGGCATCCGAGATCCAAGATACACTTCTGCACTTAACCACTTGCGCTTTTATTTGCCAGAAGTATTCCCTTCTCTGAACAAACTTGTACTATTGGACCATGACGTTGTAGTCCAAAGAGACTTGAGTGGATTATGGGAGATAGATTTGAAGGGTAAAGTAAATGGTGCTGTTGAGACATGCACTTCTGGTGATGGTTATCATCAGTTGGAGAGCCTTGTTAATTTCTCTGATCCAAGTATCATCAACAAATTTGATGCAAAGGCTTGCATATGTGCATTTGGGATGAACATCTTTGACCTTAAGGAATGGCGCAGGCAGGGGGTGACTACAGCTTATAATAAGTGGTTTCAAGCT GACAAAAGGCGGAGACTATGGAAAGCAGGGAGCTTGCCACTGGGCCAGCTTGTCTTCTACAATCAAACAGTGCCTCTTGACCACCGGTGGCATGTTCTTGGGCTTGGTCATGACAGAAGCATAGGAAGAGAAGCAATTGAGAGGGCTGCCGTGATCCACTACAGCGGAAAACTCAAACCCTGGCTGGAGATCTCCATTCCCAAGTACAGAGATTATTGGAACAATTTCCTTGACTATGACAACCCATACTTGCAGCAGTGCAACATTCACATGTAG